From one Suicoccus acidiformans genomic stretch:
- the arcC gene encoding carbamate kinase — translation MTKRIVVALGGNAILTDDPSARGQQEALRQTAKHLIDLIKQGHQLIISHGNGPQVGNLLLQQIAADSEKNPAMPLDTCVAMTQGSIGYWLQQEMQRVIREADIDKSVVSLVTQVLVDAQDPAFENLTKPVGPFLSAEEAKVASAETGDTYVEDAGRGYRKVVASPKPVDIVEANAIKTLVDQDVITISAGGGGVPVISTDNGYEGVEAVIDKDFASAKLAELVGADYLLILTGVDNVYVNFNQPNQEKLEDVTVEQMKAWIAENQFAPGSMLPKVEAAIEFVENTPDAQAVITSLENVEAYFNGGSATVIRNV, via the coding sequence ATGACGAAAAGAATAGTTGTAGCTTTAGGCGGCAATGCTATCTTGACCGATGATCCGAGTGCAAGAGGGCAGCAAGAAGCTTTGCGCCAAACCGCTAAACATTTAATCGACTTAATTAAACAAGGACATCAATTAATTATTAGCCATGGGAATGGACCGCAAGTTGGTAATTTATTGTTACAACAAATAGCGGCCGATTCTGAGAAGAATCCAGCGATGCCTTTAGATACTTGTGTTGCAATGACACAAGGCAGTATTGGCTACTGGCTACAACAAGAAATGCAGAGGGTTATTAGAGAAGCAGACATTGATAAATCTGTAGTATCTTTGGTTACCCAAGTTTTAGTAGATGCTCAAGATCCTGCATTTGAGAACCTAACGAAACCAGTTGGGCCATTCTTGTCGGCAGAAGAAGCAAAAGTTGCTTCAGCTGAGACAGGGGATACTTACGTTGAGGATGCTGGTCGTGGCTATCGCAAAGTGGTAGCTTCGCCGAAGCCAGTGGATATTGTCGAAGCGAATGCAATTAAAACATTGGTTGACCAAGACGTCATCACTATTTCCGCTGGTGGCGGTGGAGTACCAGTTATCTCAACCGATAATGGCTATGAAGGTGTTGAAGCAGTTATTGATAAAGATTTTGCTTCTGCGAAGCTAGCAGAGCTTGTTGGAGCAGATTATTTACTCATTCTAACAGGAGTAGATAATGTCTATGTCAACTTTAACCAACCAAATCAAGAGAAGTTAGAAGATGTCACTGTAGAGCAGATGAAGGCATGGATTGCTGAAAATCAGTTTGCTCCTGGTAGTATGTTGCCGAAAGTGGAAGCGGCGATTGAGTTTGTAGAGAATACGCCGGATGCCCAGGCTGTTATTACGTCCTTGGAGAATGTGGAAGCATATTTCAATGGCGGATCAGCAACAGTTATTCGAAATGTTTAA
- a CDS encoding DUF2877 domain-containing protein, with amino-acid sequence MASQLLESVLTEDGFAKVQSVFETGFNLHFKDQLIYVSGHQPGYLSAIGLQLKDADLMGKLTESVVVDTLIRKRGNTWTVYTREGGLIFELADINYECFRLEKRTVSQRSLAKLSASIQSSFDITQSGFGQLQSLKDIWQAWQQVDSEADFQGLVYRLVGHGPGLTPSGDDFLQGVLLMEASFGLKTSFRQRILAAVTERETSHVSQAYYSALLEGYVNEPWYRLLQSFDKVSSTELRNIIQSLLRYGHTSGSDMVLGSLAYLEYLSFFGGNE; translated from the coding sequence ATGGCCAGCCAGTTATTAGAATCGGTGTTAACAGAAGATGGCTTCGCAAAGGTGCAAAGTGTCTTTGAAACAGGTTTTAATTTGCATTTCAAAGATCAACTCATCTATGTTTCTGGTCACCAACCCGGGTATCTCTCAGCTATAGGTTTGCAACTGAAGGATGCGGATTTGATGGGTAAGCTTACTGAATCTGTTGTAGTTGACACCCTAATCCGAAAGCGGGGAAATACTTGGACGGTCTATACTCGTGAAGGCGGCTTGATCTTTGAACTAGCAGATATAAATTATGAGTGTTTTCGCTTGGAAAAGCGAACAGTAAGCCAAAGATCTTTGGCGAAATTGTCGGCAAGCATCCAGTCAAGCTTTGATATTACCCAGTCTGGCTTTGGTCAACTTCAGAGTCTTAAAGACATTTGGCAAGCTTGGCAGCAAGTCGACTCTGAAGCAGATTTCCAAGGCCTGGTCTACCGCTTGGTAGGCCACGGCCCTGGTTTGACGCCATCGGGTGATGACTTCTTGCAAGGAGTATTATTGATGGAAGCTTCTTTTGGCCTAAAGACTAGCTTTCGTCAGAGGATTCTAGCAGCAGTAACAGAGCGTGAAACCTCGCATGTTAGTCAAGCGTATTATAGCGCCTTGTTGGAAGGCTATGTTAATGAGCCTTGGTATCGCCTGTTGCAAAGTTTCGATAAAGTGAGCTCAACTGAGTTGCGTAATATAATTCAGTCATTATTACGTTATGGACATACGTCTGGTTCGGATATGGTACTAGGGAGTTTAGCTTATTTAGAATATTTGAGTTTTTTTGGAGGGAACGAATGA
- the allE gene encoding (S)-ureidoglycine aminohydrolase, which translates to MGYKNNKTGYRDGLLESRAVIKKNNYAIIPHDGLVNNAVPGFENCRISILGSQHLGASFNDYICEFLPGGQNKLGFGGEGIEVFIYLIKGKLTVSDRQESHELTEGGYVFLPEGELMFMENTSDEMAEAFLYQRRYEPLEGHEAYKVVGNKNNLEPIHYEGMEDVLLWDFLPTDDFGFDMNIHVLQFQPGGSHGYIETHYQEHGAYLLSGQGMYNLDNEWFPVEKGDYIFMARYTQQACYAVGRDEPLAYVYSKDANRNPQL; encoded by the coding sequence ATGGGTTATAAGAATAATAAGACGGGTTATCGCGATGGCTTGTTAGAATCACGTGCAGTTATCAAGAAGAATAATTATGCAATTATCCCACATGATGGCTTGGTCAATAATGCGGTTCCAGGCTTTGAAAACTGCCGAATTTCAATTTTAGGTAGCCAACATTTAGGGGCGAGTTTCAACGATTATATTTGCGAATTCTTGCCTGGTGGGCAAAATAAATTAGGTTTTGGTGGCGAGGGAATCGAAGTATTCATTTATTTAATTAAAGGAAAGCTAACTGTTTCGGATCGTCAAGAGAGTCATGAATTGACTGAAGGAGGTTATGTCTTCTTGCCTGAGGGCGAGTTAATGTTTATGGAGAATACTTCAGATGAAATGGCGGAAGCTTTCTTGTATCAGCGACGTTATGAACCGTTAGAAGGTCATGAAGCCTATAAAGTCGTCGGTAATAAGAACAACTTAGAACCTATCCATTATGAAGGCATGGAAGATGTCCTATTATGGGACTTCTTGCCAACTGATGACTTTGGCTTTGATATGAACATTCATGTTCTCCAGTTTCAACCAGGCGGAAGCCATGGATATATTGAGACGCATTATCAAGAACATGGGGCTTACTTATTATCAGGCCAAGGAATGTATAACTTAGATAATGAGTGGTTCCCAGTAGAGAAAGGGGACTATATCTTCATGGCACGATATACCCAACAAGCCTGCTATGCCGTCGGTCGAGATGAGCCTCTCGCTTATGTATACTCTAAAGATGCCAATCGTAATCCTCAGTTATAA
- the allD gene encoding ureidoglycolate dehydrogenase, with product MSEEVLVNVTPEELHELIQHKLMSAGLPEDQAEETANHLTYADLTGIHSHGAVRVEYYSERIAKGGITLEPDVHFEQTGSSTGIFHGDNAQGQYVANLAIEPAVRLAKEQGASVVGVSKCGHTGTLSYYLRKIAKEGLLAIAMTPSDPMVVPYGGAERFYGTNPIGFGAPSNGDDPLVFDMATTVQAWGKVLDARSKGRPIPDTWAVDEDGKPTTDPNHVAGLVPIAGPKGYGLMMMVDIFTNVLLGLPFGQHVSSMYDDLTAGRDLSQVYIVIDPEKFVGLDAFKEGISRTMQELNDVKPAEGFDSVLYPGQNSNRRYKKHLEEGVEIPETIINYLKSSDVHYDNFDGLDAFAQPKE from the coding sequence ATGTCGGAGGAAGTATTGGTAAACGTTACACCTGAGGAGTTACATGAGCTGATTCAGCACAAGCTGATGTCTGCAGGATTACCGGAAGATCAGGCAGAGGAAACAGCGAACCATCTAACGTATGCAGATTTAACGGGTATTCACTCACATGGTGCCGTTCGTGTTGAGTATTATTCAGAGCGAATCGCCAAAGGTGGGATTACTTTAGAGCCAGATGTGCACTTTGAACAAACTGGCTCAAGTACAGGGATTTTCCATGGTGATAATGCTCAAGGACAATATGTGGCCAATTTAGCAATCGAGCCGGCCGTTCGCTTAGCTAAAGAACAGGGTGCTTCTGTTGTTGGCGTTTCGAAATGCGGACATACAGGTACACTGTCTTATTATTTACGCAAAATTGCAAAAGAAGGACTATTAGCGATTGCAATGACACCGTCTGACCCTATGGTAGTACCCTATGGTGGGGCTGAGCGTTTCTACGGGACTAATCCGATTGGCTTTGGGGCACCAAGTAATGGGGATGACCCGTTAGTATTTGACATGGCAACAACTGTTCAAGCATGGGGCAAGGTTCTAGATGCGCGTTCGAAGGGACGCCCAATTCCTGATACTTGGGCAGTAGATGAAGATGGTAAGCCTACCACGGACCCGAATCATGTAGCTGGCTTGGTGCCAATCGCTGGGCCAAAGGGGTATGGATTGATGATGATGGTGGATATTTTCACGAATGTGCTATTAGGCTTACCGTTTGGGCAACATGTTTCTTCGATGTATGACGATTTGACAGCGGGTCGTGATTTGAGTCAAGTTTATATTGTGATTGATCCTGAAAAGTTCGTTGGTCTGGATGCATTCAAAGAAGGCATTAGCCGAACGATGCAGGAACTCAATGATGTGAAACCAGCAGAAGGGTTTGATTCTGTGCTCTATCCAGGTCAGAATTCGAATCGACGCTACAAAAAACACCTGGAAGAGGGTGTTGAAATTCCAGAGACGATTATCAACTATTTAAAATCATCTGATGTGCACTATGATAATTTTGATGGCTTAGATGCTTTTGCACAACCGAAAGAATAA
- the fdrA gene encoding DUF1116 domain-containing protein: MLLTNIQKGNYQDSINLMLLSTELNNIEGVIQAQVMMATDANKDIFKGAGLETEELLAAGANDMAIVIETKDPDIMDNVLNVVEDYLSDLSVKKDTDSQVDVDNWDDAMASLPDANLAVISIPGAYAASEIERALDKGLHVFSFSDNVALKDEVRLKEKAHEKGLMLMGPDCGTGIISGVPIAFTNVVTPGNIGIIGASGTGIQEVTTIIDRLGGGVMHAIGTGGRDLSEAVSARTMLDAIAALENHPMTDVITIISKPPAKEVRDKVVKHLQSLTKPVVAIFLGEKPKEHIGNVYFAYTLEEAAKISVDLANGEDVQANYYEPITYDVAEPLQGKTVKGLYSGGTLANEAATLIADALKLGEIQNKEGYILDEEGYQVMDLGDDIYTQGKPHPMIDPSVRVDKLQEVVEDESTGVILFDVVLGYGSHADMANALIPSIQDALAKAKEDGRDLYFVATVVGTENDPQDYAKAKADLEEAGVLVEATNARAVRLALKLMGVDYQIADKAHVSYDGEVLELEQVSGPIQDLITTQPRVINVGVSSFTESIERFGGKVVQYNWRPRAGGNAKLIKVLDAIDKHAEEIDAANAKVVNRMRDAQPFLVDVRYAKEVIPELNTNEKVILHAGPPIKYENMTGPMQGSCIGAMLFEGWADDHEDARKQLETGEVTFIPCHHVNAVGPMGGITTANFPVFVVREAQDGTEGYCIMNEGIGTVLRFGANNEEVVTRLEWMRDVLGPVLGQALRTIEGGLNTNIMIARAIGMGDEFHQRNIAASLVFLKEIAPAIVSLNISEELKQEVIQFLADTDQFFLNIAMATGKTIVDYARKVQEGCIVTTMSRNGENFGIRIAALGDEWFTAPVNTPDGLYFTGYSADDANKDIGDSAITETIGLGGSAMIAAPGVTRFIGAGGFEDAVRISEEQARIVVDQNPNWAVPTWNFRGTNLGIDIRKVVETGIEPIINTGIAHKEAGVGQVGAGTVTAPVEAFEKALVAYAEHLGIDVDSL; this comes from the coding sequence ATGTTATTAACCAATATCCAAAAAGGAAACTATCAAGATTCAATCAACTTGATGTTACTTTCAACTGAGTTAAACAATATTGAAGGGGTTATCCAAGCGCAAGTCATGATGGCGACTGATGCTAATAAAGATATCTTTAAGGGAGCCGGCTTGGAAACGGAAGAGCTCTTAGCTGCCGGAGCTAACGATATGGCAATCGTTATCGAAACGAAAGACCCAGACATTATGGACAATGTCTTGAACGTTGTGGAGGATTATTTAAGTGATCTTTCGGTGAAGAAGGATACGGATTCACAAGTTGATGTTGATAACTGGGATGATGCGATGGCATCCTTGCCGGATGCCAATTTAGCAGTTATATCCATTCCAGGTGCCTATGCTGCTTCAGAAATTGAGCGGGCTTTAGATAAAGGCTTACACGTTTTTTCTTTCTCCGATAATGTGGCACTTAAAGACGAGGTTCGCTTAAAAGAGAAGGCTCACGAAAAAGGCTTGATGCTTATGGGCCCAGATTGTGGTACGGGTATTATTTCAGGTGTTCCGATTGCTTTCACTAACGTCGTCACACCGGGTAACATTGGTATAATTGGTGCTTCAGGAACTGGTATTCAAGAGGTTACGACAATCATAGATCGTTTAGGCGGGGGAGTGATGCATGCGATAGGAACAGGCGGGCGAGATTTATCTGAAGCGGTAAGTGCACGCACGATGTTAGACGCTATTGCTGCCTTAGAGAACCATCCAATGACAGATGTCATTACGATTATCTCAAAACCACCTGCCAAGGAGGTCCGTGACAAAGTTGTTAAACATTTACAGAGTTTAACTAAACCTGTTGTGGCTATTTTCTTAGGGGAAAAACCGAAAGAGCATATTGGCAATGTATATTTTGCGTATACGTTAGAAGAAGCTGCCAAAATTTCGGTCGACTTAGCTAATGGTGAGGACGTGCAAGCCAACTACTACGAACCGATTACGTATGATGTGGCTGAACCGCTTCAAGGCAAGACGGTTAAAGGTTTATATTCTGGGGGAACTTTAGCGAATGAAGCAGCAACATTAATTGCGGATGCATTAAAACTTGGCGAAATCCAAAATAAAGAAGGCTATATTCTCGATGAGGAAGGCTACCAAGTAATGGATTTAGGAGATGATATTTATACTCAAGGAAAACCACATCCGATGATTGATCCTAGTGTGCGTGTAGATAAGTTACAAGAAGTTGTTGAAGATGAATCAACGGGCGTTATCCTGTTCGATGTGGTCTTGGGATATGGGTCACATGCAGATATGGCCAATGCACTCATTCCATCTATTCAAGATGCTTTAGCAAAAGCAAAAGAAGATGGCCGTGACCTATACTTCGTAGCGACTGTAGTTGGCACGGAGAATGACCCGCAGGATTATGCAAAAGCTAAAGCAGATTTAGAAGAGGCCGGAGTTCTTGTCGAAGCAACGAACGCACGAGCTGTTCGCTTGGCTTTGAAATTAATGGGTGTGGATTATCAGATTGCAGATAAAGCACACGTATCTTATGATGGTGAAGTTCTGGAATTGGAACAAGTGAGTGGACCAATTCAAGACTTGATAACAACTCAACCACGGGTGATTAACGTAGGTGTATCTAGCTTTACTGAGTCGATTGAGAGATTCGGTGGTAAAGTGGTTCAATACAACTGGCGTCCAAGAGCGGGTGGTAACGCTAAATTAATTAAAGTTCTTGATGCTATCGATAAGCATGCGGAAGAAATCGACGCAGCGAACGCGAAGGTTGTGAATCGGATGCGTGATGCTCAACCGTTCTTGGTCGATGTGCGTTACGCTAAAGAAGTGATTCCTGAGTTGAATACGAATGAGAAAGTGATTCTGCACGCAGGTCCACCAATCAAGTACGAGAATATGACAGGACCAATGCAAGGCTCTTGTATTGGAGCAATGCTTTTTGAGGGTTGGGCTGATGACCATGAAGATGCGCGCAAACAATTAGAAACAGGCGAGGTGACTTTTATTCCTTGCCACCATGTAAATGCGGTAGGTCCGATGGGCGGAATTACTACAGCGAATTTCCCTGTTTTCGTTGTGCGTGAAGCCCAAGATGGCACGGAAGGCTATTGTATTATGAACGAGGGAATTGGGACAGTGTTGCGCTTTGGTGCTAACAACGAAGAGGTAGTTACACGTTTAGAGTGGATGCGCGACGTCTTAGGTCCAGTTTTAGGTCAAGCATTACGTACTATTGAAGGCGGCTTGAATACGAATATCATGATTGCTCGTGCAATTGGTATGGGAGATGAGTTCCACCAACGAAATATTGCAGCGTCTCTAGTCTTCTTGAAAGAAATTGCACCAGCTATTGTGAGTTTAAATATTTCAGAAGAACTTAAACAAGAAGTAATCCAATTCTTAGCAGATACTGATCAATTCTTTTTAAACATTGCGATGGCTACCGGAAAAACAATTGTCGATTACGCGCGTAAAGTACAAGAGGGTTGTATCGTTACAACGATGTCACGCAATGGTGAAAACTTCGGTATCCGTATAGCAGCCTTAGGGGATGAGTGGTTTACTGCACCAGTCAATACACCGGATGGCTTGTATTTCACAGGCTATAGTGCTGATGACGCCAATAAGGACATCGGGGACTCTGCCATTACAGAGACTATTGGTCTCGGTGGTTCCGCTATGATTGCAGCGCCAGGTGTTACACGCTTTATCGGAGCAGGAGGCTTTGAAGATGCGGTACGTATCTCTGAGGAGCAAGCCCGAATTGTCGTTGACCAAAATCCGAACTGGGCTGTTCCGACTTGGAACTTCCGTGGGACAAATCTAGGTATCGATATTCGCAAAGTTGTTGAAACAGGCATTGAACCGATTATCAATACGGGTATCGCGCATAAAGAAGCAGGTGTTGGCCAAGTTGGTGCAGGTACTGTAACGGCTCCAGTGGAAGCATTTGAGAAAGCTTTAGTAGCTTACGCAGAGCACTTGGGCATCGATGTTGATAGTCTATAA